Proteins encoded together in one Deinococcus irradiatisoli window:
- the treY gene encoding malto-oligosyltrehalose synthase gives MTAAEAAPVHTPDNPAARIPRATYRLQLHGTITLPGGEQARFDFRDAARVVPYLARLGISTLYLSPIWQATPGSSHGYDATDHSRVSDDLGGEKGLRKLWKVAQAHGLTMIADFVPNHMGIAGGHNPYWEDVLRHGQASRYAHFFDISWQPLKRALSGKVLLPVLGDQYGRVLERGELQVERRGGELTLRYFERAFPLSPRLNAPLLERAWEHCGLPENDETRLDLASLALQAANLPRSSDNLTDQDRESRARETAVIERRLAALTEVPAVAKALDEAIAELNADKMRLDAVIQEQNYRLSYWKVASEQINYRRFFDINDLAALRIEDQRVFDWAHSKLFELIKEGVLAGVRLDHTDGLYDPAGYFQMLQQRAAEVLGVAYQPGDRPLYVLAEKILEPGERLPDWPIYGTTGYDFLAQIGGVFVEGANEDEISGIYRRFTGDRQTYGQTLHDTKEIIQRVSLASEVNVLAEQLERLAEADLRWRDFTLSSLREVLTEVIAAFPVYRTYVRPGGERETGDNLKIAHAIGDARKLNRELDRTLFDFVQAVLTLDAPDPETRERYADFALKFQQLTGPVTAKGAEDTAFYRYGRLLSLNEVGGDPAIFGTTPRSFHAQARERGEQWPHAMLAGSTHDTKRGEDTRARIAVLSEMPQTWAAYLSTWSRLSRPLEQELPELGGGRAPSSRDQLMLFQNLLGIWPLDGDKTDLTERLNAAMLKSVREAKLMTSWAAPDEAYEGALEQLIGGLLDTPEFTSSIEELHRRISPYGVQNSLSAALVRFTAPGVPDTYQGSEVWNQSLVDPDNRRPVEYARLSTLLRRIEERFGRDPLALAEELLPRYQNGGVKLLTSWAALKARQAQPELFAHGNYQALSGGKHVLAFARQLGQERAVTVAPRLTYTLTRENVPWALGEVWGTRTLSLPSGPYRNALTGERFQVRGEKIPLAKVLEFFPVALLIGE, from the coding sequence ATGACCGCAGCCGAAGCCGCCCCGGTGCACACCCCCGACAACCCGGCGGCCCGGATTCCGCGCGCCACCTACCGCCTGCAACTGCACGGCACCATCACCTTGCCGGGCGGCGAGCAGGCCCGCTTCGATTTCCGCGACGCGGCGCGGGTGGTGCCGTACCTGGCGCGGCTGGGCATCAGCACCCTCTACCTTTCGCCGATCTGGCAGGCCACGCCCGGCAGCTCTCACGGCTACGACGCCACCGACCACAGCCGGGTGTCCGACGACCTGGGCGGCGAGAAAGGGCTGCGCAAGCTCTGGAAGGTGGCCCAGGCACACGGCCTGACCATGATCGCCGACTTCGTGCCGAACCACATGGGCATCGCCGGCGGCCACAATCCCTACTGGGAAGATGTGCTGCGCCATGGACAGGCCAGCCGCTACGCCCACTTCTTCGACATTTCCTGGCAGCCGCTCAAACGGGCGCTCAGCGGCAAGGTGCTGTTGCCGGTGCTGGGCGACCAGTACGGCCGGGTGCTGGAGCGCGGCGAGTTGCAGGTCGAGCGCCGGGGCGGCGAGCTGACACTGCGCTACTTCGAGCGGGCCTTTCCGCTCTCGCCGCGCCTCAACGCGCCGCTTCTGGAGCGGGCCTGGGAGCACTGTGGGCTGCCGGAAAACGACGAGACCCGCCTGGACCTGGCCTCGCTGGCCCTGCAAGCCGCCAACCTGCCGCGCAGCAGCGACAACCTCACCGACCAGGACCGCGAGAGCCGGGCGCGCGAGACCGCCGTGATCGAGCGGCGGCTCGCGGCCCTGACCGAGGTGCCGGCGGTGGCAAAAGCGCTCGACGAGGCGATTGCCGAACTCAACGCCGACAAGATGCGCCTGGACGCGGTGATTCAGGAGCAGAACTACCGCCTGAGCTACTGGAAGGTGGCCTCCGAGCAGATCAACTACCGGCGCTTTTTCGACATCAACGATCTGGCCGCGTTGCGCATCGAGGACCAGCGGGTGTTCGACTGGGCGCACAGCAAACTCTTCGAACTCATCAAGGAAGGGGTGCTCGCCGGCGTGCGGCTCGACCACACCGACGGGCTCTACGATCCGGCTGGGTACTTCCAGATGCTCCAGCAGCGCGCCGCCGAGGTGCTGGGCGTGGCCTACCAGCCCGGCGACCGTCCGCTGTACGTGCTGGCCGAGAAGATTCTGGAGCCCGGCGAGCGGCTGCCGGACTGGCCGATCTACGGCACCACCGGCTACGATTTCCTGGCGCAGATCGGCGGCGTGTTCGTGGAAGGGGCCAACGAGGACGAGATCAGCGGCATCTACCGGCGCTTCACCGGCGACCGGCAGACCTACGGCCAGACCCTGCACGACACCAAGGAGATCATCCAGCGCGTCAGCCTGGCCTCGGAAGTCAACGTGCTGGCCGAGCAGCTCGAGCGCCTGGCCGAAGCGGACTTGCGCTGGCGCGACTTTACCCTCAGCAGCCTGCGCGAAGTGCTCACCGAGGTGATCGCGGCCTTTCCGGTGTACCGCACCTACGTGCGGCCCGGCGGCGAGCGCGAGACCGGCGACAACCTCAAGATCGCCCACGCCATCGGCGACGCCCGCAAACTCAACCGCGAGCTCGACCGCACCCTCTTCGATTTCGTGCAGGCGGTACTGACCCTCGACGCGCCGGACCCCGAGACCCGCGAGCGCTACGCCGACTTCGCCCTCAAGTTCCAGCAGCTCACCGGCCCGGTGACGGCCAAAGGCGCCGAGGACACCGCCTTCTACCGCTACGGCCGGCTGCTGAGCCTCAACGAGGTGGGCGGCGACCCGGCGATCTTCGGCACCACCCCGCGCAGCTTTCACGCCCAGGCCCGCGAGCGCGGCGAGCAGTGGCCCCACGCCATGCTGGCCGGCAGCACCCACGACACCAAACGCGGCGAGGACACCCGCGCCCGCATCGCGGTGCTCAGCGAGATGCCGCAGACCTGGGCCGCCTACCTCAGCACCTGGAGCCGCCTCTCGCGCCCGCTGGAACAGGAATTGCCGGAGCTGGGCGGCGGGCGCGCGCCCAGCAGCCGCGATCAGCTGATGCTGTTTCAGAACCTGCTGGGCATCTGGCCGCTCGACGGCGACAAGACCGACCTGACCGAGCGCCTCAACGCCGCCATGCTCAAGTCGGTGCGCGAGGCCAAGCTGATGACCAGCTGGGCCGCGCCGGACGAGGCCTATGAGGGAGCGCTCGAGCAGCTGATTGGCGGCCTGCTGGACACGCCGGAATTCACCAGCAGCATCGAGGAGTTGCACCGCCGCATCAGTCCCTACGGGGTGCAGAACAGCTTGTCGGCGGCGCTGGTGCGCTTCACGGCGCCGGGCGTGCCCGACACCTACCAGGGCAGCGAAGTCTGGAACCAGTCGCTGGTGGACCCCGACAACCGCCGCCCGGTGGAATACGCCCGCCTCAGCACCCTGCTGCGGCGCATCGAGGAGCGGTTTGGCCGCGATCCGCTGGCGCTGGCCGAGGAACTGCTCCCGCGCTACCAGAATGGCGGCGTCAAGCTGCTGACCAGCTGGGCGGCCCTAAAGGCACGCCAGGCCCAACCGGAGCTGTTCGCCCACGGCAATTACCAGGCGCTCAGCGGCGGCAAGCATGTGCTGGCGTTTGCCCGCCAGCTCGGCCAGGAGCGGGCCGTGACGGTCGCGCCGCGCCTGACCTACACCCTCACCCGCGAGAACGTGCCCTGGGCGCTGGGCGAGGTGTGGGGCACCCGCACCCTGAGTCTGCCCAGCGGCCCCTACCGCAACGCCCTGACCGGCGAGCGCTTTCAGGTGCGCGGAGAGAAAATCCCGCTCGCCAAGGTGCTGGAGTTCTTCCCGGTGGCGCTGCTGATCGGCGAGTAA
- a CDS encoding Bax inhibitor-1/YccA family protein: protein MQMTATRTQSVVRSFMNRTYSWMAAGLVLTAAIAYITASNEALAYQVLSIRFPLLLIQLGVVFGMSFLLPRISAGVAGLLFMLYAAITGLTFSGLLMVYSQSAVYSAFATTAVTFGAMSVLGYVIKRDLSGLGRFFLFALIGLVVAMFVNIWIGGAALNLAISVVGVLLFAGLTAYDTQMLRNMALSGIDGDSAEKGAIYGALSLYLNFINMFLFLLRLFGGGGRN from the coding sequence ATGCAAATGACTGCCACCCGCACCCAATCGGTCGTGCGTTCGTTCATGAACCGCACCTACTCCTGGATGGCCGCCGGACTCGTCCTGACCGCTGCCATTGCCTACATCACCGCCTCGAACGAAGCGCTGGCCTATCAGGTGCTCAGCATCCGCTTTCCGCTGCTGCTGATCCAGCTCGGGGTCGTCTTCGGCATGAGCTTTTTGCTGCCGCGCATCAGCGCGGGCGTGGCGGGCCTGCTGTTTATGCTCTACGCCGCCATCACTGGCCTGACCTTCTCGGGCCTGCTGATGGTGTACTCGCAGAGCGCGGTGTACTCGGCCTTCGCCACCACCGCCGTGACCTTCGGGGCCATGAGCGTGCTCGGTTACGTCATCAAGCGCGACCTCTCGGGCCTGGGCCGCTTCTTCCTGTTCGCCCTGATCGGGCTGGTGGTGGCGATGTTCGTCAACATCTGGATCGGCGGCGCGGCGCTCAACCTGGCGATCAGCGTGGTGGGCGTGCTGCTCTTTGCGGGCCTGACCGCCTACGACACCCAGATGCTGCGCAACATGGCCCTCAGCGGCATCGACGGTGACAGCGCCGAGAAGGGCGCAATCTACGGCGCGCTCTCGCTGTACCTGAACTTCATCAACATGTTCCTGTTCCTGCTGCGCCTCTTCGGCGGCGGTGGCCGCAACTAA
- the treS gene encoding maltose alpha-D-glucosyltransferase, whose amino-acid sequence MTETTQVTMSASVPHAGEWYKSAVFYELSVRTYADGDGNGKGDFPGLTGKLDYLRTLGVDCLWLQPFYPSPLRDDGYDVSHYTDIHPDLGTIEDFKVFLREAHSRGLRVVTDFVTNHTSNEHPWFQAARKGPVLPDGTDNPYYHYYVWSDTGTEYPGARIIFTDTETSNWTYDEQVGKFFWHRFFSHQPDLNFDNPEVIRELLDAARFWLELGVDGFRVDAVPYLIEREGTNCENLPETHEILKRLRRMVDTEYPGRLLLAEANQWPEDVVEYFGTDEDPEFHMCFNFPVMPRLFMSLRREDTSSIREIMSRLPAMPSFGQWGTFLRNHDELTLEMVTDDERAFMYAAYAPDTRMKINVGIRRRLSSLLDNDRRKVELLTTVLLALPGSPFLYYGDEIGMGDDLSLPDRNGVRTPMQWNASTSGGFSTAAPSECFFPPIQDPVYGFQRVNVNSQEQDPSSLLKWHSRQLELRRRHPTFAYGDLTFIDTSNPSILAFTRHTPDETLLIVSNFAANAQSVTLDLSAYVHRTPVTLAGASPFPIIGEEPYPMTLGKYDYFWMRLI is encoded by the coding sequence ATGACTGAAACGACGCAAGTGACGATGTCAGCTTCGGTGCCGCATGCCGGGGAGTGGTACAAGAGTGCCGTCTTCTACGAGCTCTCGGTGCGCACTTACGCCGACGGCGACGGCAACGGCAAGGGCGACTTTCCCGGCCTGACCGGCAAGCTCGATTACCTGCGGACGCTGGGCGTGGACTGCCTGTGGCTCCAGCCGTTTTATCCCAGTCCGCTGCGCGACGACGGCTACGACGTGTCGCACTACACCGACATCCACCCGGACCTGGGCACCATCGAGGATTTCAAGGTCTTTTTGCGCGAGGCCCACTCGCGCGGCCTGCGGGTCGTGACCGACTTCGTGACCAACCACACCTCCAACGAGCACCCCTGGTTTCAGGCGGCGCGCAAGGGACCGGTCTTGCCCGATGGCACCGACAACCCCTACTACCACTACTACGTCTGGAGCGACACCGGTACCGAATACCCGGGCGCCCGCATCATCTTCACCGACACCGAAACCAGCAACTGGACCTACGACGAGCAGGTGGGCAAGTTCTTCTGGCACCGTTTCTTCTCGCACCAGCCGGACCTGAACTTCGACAACCCCGAAGTCATCAGGGAGTTGCTCGACGCCGCGCGCTTCTGGCTCGAACTCGGCGTGGACGGCTTCCGGGTAGATGCCGTGCCATACCTGATCGAGCGCGAGGGCACCAACTGCGAGAACCTGCCGGAAACGCACGAGATTCTCAAGCGGCTGCGGCGCATGGTGGACACCGAGTACCCCGGCCGCCTGCTGCTGGCCGAGGCCAACCAGTGGCCCGAGGACGTGGTCGAGTACTTCGGCACCGACGAGGACCCCGAGTTTCACATGTGTTTCAACTTCCCGGTGATGCCGCGCCTGTTCATGAGCCTGCGGCGCGAGGACACCTCCAGCATCCGCGAGATCATGAGCCGCCTGCCGGCGATGCCGAGCTTCGGGCAGTGGGGCACCTTCCTACGTAACCACGACGAACTGACGCTGGAAATGGTCACCGACGACGAGCGGGCCTTCATGTATGCCGCCTACGCGCCGGACACCCGCATGAAAATCAACGTCGGGATTCGCCGCCGCCTTTCCTCGCTGCTCGACAACGACCGGCGCAAGGTCGAGCTGCTCACCACCGTGCTGCTGGCCCTGCCGGGCAGTCCGTTCCTGTATTACGGCGACGAGATCGGCATGGGCGACGACCTGTCGCTGCCGGACCGCAACGGCGTGCGCACCCCGATGCAGTGGAACGCCAGCACCAGCGGCGGATTCTCGACAGCTGCGCCGTCCGAGTGCTTCTTTCCGCCGATTCAGGACCCGGTCTACGGCTTTCAGCGCGTCAACGTCAACAGCCAGGAGCAGGACCCCAGCAGCCTGCTGAAGTGGCACTCGCGTCAGCTGGAACTGCGCCGCCGGCACCCGACCTTCGCCTACGGCGACCTGACCTTCATCGACACCAGCAACCCCTCGATCCTGGCCTTCACCCGCCACACGCCGGACGAGACCCTGCTGATCGTGAGCAACTTCGCCGCCAATGCCCAGTCGGTGACGCTGGACCTGAGCGCCTACGTTCACCGCACCCCGGTCACGCTGGCCGGCGCCAGCCCCTTCCCGATCATCGGCGAGGAACCGTACCCGATGACGCTCGGCAAGTACGACTACTTCTGGATGCGCCTGATTTAA
- a CDS encoding multidrug effflux MFS transporter codes for MSALSSRAAASPSPTLGFTLLLGLIMAIGPFSIDLYLPAFPRMAREFGVADGQIQYTLSVYLLGLALGQALYGPLADKYGRKWPLLAGLTLYVAASLLCAFAPSVTVLTLARGLQALGGAAGAVITSSVVRDRYQGKAAASLFSTLMLVTGVAPAIAPSLGTWLLTLLPWRMLFVGLALFAGACLLLAAVWLPETHPPQQRLGVRLRDTAQVYASLLRHRSFIAYSLASGFTYGALFAYISGSPFLFLEDLKVSAGLYAVLFGVNSLGLTLAAQVNRALLRRFEPAQLVRWAGSALLSVGALLLAAALLGALSLPVLAGLLFALLCCIGMLMPNNTALALSSVSERVGSAAALSGTLQMALGGLSGTLVGALGGSPVAVMSVIVVSGLGVFVSHRVARR; via the coding sequence GTGAGCGCCCTCAGCTCACGGGCGGCGGCCTCGCCGTCCCCGACGCTGGGCTTTACCTTGCTGCTGGGCCTGATCATGGCGATCGGCCCCTTTTCTATCGACCTCTACCTGCCGGCCTTTCCACGGATGGCCCGCGAGTTCGGAGTGGCGGACGGGCAGATTCAGTACACCCTCTCGGTGTATCTGCTGGGGCTGGCGCTGGGGCAGGCGCTCTACGGCCCGCTGGCCGACAAGTACGGGCGCAAGTGGCCGCTGCTGGCCGGGCTGACGCTCTACGTCGCAGCGTCGCTGCTGTGCGCCTTCGCGCCGTCGGTCACGGTGCTGACCCTGGCACGCGGTTTGCAGGCGCTGGGCGGCGCGGCGGGCGCGGTGATCACCAGCTCGGTGGTGCGCGACCGCTACCAGGGCAAGGCGGCGGCCAGCCTCTTTTCCACCTTGATGCTGGTCACCGGGGTGGCCCCGGCCATCGCGCCCAGCCTGGGCACCTGGCTGCTGACGCTGCTGCCCTGGCGGATGCTGTTCGTGGGCCTGGCGCTGTTCGCCGGCGCCTGCCTGCTGCTGGCCGCCGTCTGGCTTCCCGAAACGCACCCGCCGCAGCAGCGCCTGGGCGTGCGGCTGCGCGACACAGCCCAGGTGTACGCCTCGCTGCTGCGCCACCGCAGCTTCATCGCCTACTCGCTGGCCTCGGGGTTTACCTACGGCGCGCTGTTTGCCTACATCAGCGGCTCGCCGTTTCTCTTTCTCGAAGACCTGAAGGTCAGCGCGGGGCTGTACGCCGTGCTGTTCGGCGTCAACTCGCTGGGCCTGACGCTGGCGGCGCAGGTCAACCGCGCCCTGCTGCGCCGCTTCGAGCCGGCGCAACTGGTGCGCTGGGCCGGCAGCGCGCTGCTCTCGGTGGGCGCCTTGCTGCTGGCTGCCGCCTTGCTGGGCGCACTGAGCTTGCCGGTGCTGGCCGGGCTGCTGTTCGCGCTGCTGTGCTGCATCGGCATGCTGATGCCCAACAACACTGCCCTGGCCCTGTCGAGCGTCTCGGAGCGGGTCGGCAGCGCGGCAGCCCTGAGCGGCACATTGCAGATGGCGCTCGGCGGGCTGTCCGGTACCCTGGTCGGCGCGCTGGGCGGCAGTCCGGTGGCGGTGATGTCAGTCATCGTGGTCAGCGGCCTGGGAGTGTTCGTCAGCCACCGGGTCGCCCGACGCTGA